A window from Triticum aestivum cultivar Chinese Spring chromosome 6D, IWGSC CS RefSeq v2.1, whole genome shotgun sequence encodes these proteins:
- the LOC123141628 gene encoding uncharacterized protein encodes MELEAAPQLPRRDARKLVRCPRLQLDAKTVTAVEQSTGTPVADAAATSPGGAMRVKILLSKQQLKQVAAAVAGGGAFVLPPALEQLVSAIKRQHAKKQTAAAATNEAAARRPGRWSPALHSIPEDIYS; translated from the coding sequence ATGGAGCTGGAGGCCGCCCCGCAGCTCCCGAGGAGGGACGCCAGGAAGCTGGTGAGGTGCCCGCGGCTGCAGCTGGACGCCAAGACGGTCACGGCCGTCGAGCAGTCCACGGGCACGCCCGTCGCCGACGCAGCGGCCACCAGCCCTGGCGGCGCGATGCGCGTCAAGATCCTGCTGAGCAAGCAGCAGCTCAAGCAGGTGGCCGcggccgtcgccggcggcggcgccttcGTCCTGCCGCCCGCGCTGGAGCAGCTGGTGAGCGCCATCAAGAGGCAGCACGCGAAGAagcagacggcggcggcggcgaccaacgAGGCTGCCGCGAGGCGCCCGggacggtggtcgccggcgttgcacAGCATCCCGGAGGATATCTACAGCTAG